The sequence below is a genomic window from Nicotiana tomentosiformis chromosome 6, ASM39032v3, whole genome shotgun sequence.
TGTAAGTTAAACCAGCCAAACCACCACCAACTAGTGGTCCAACCCAGTAAATCCAGTTTCCGGCGAAGTTGCCACTGGCCACTGCTGGACCGAAAGAGCGGGCCGGGTTCATTGAACCGCCGGAGAATGGACCGGCAGCCAAGATGTTAGCACCAACAATGAAACCAATGGCAATGGGTGCAATTGTACCCAATGTTCCCTTCTTTGGGTCAACTGCTGTTGCGAACACTGTGTATACCAATGCAAATGTGATAATAATTTCCATTACAACTCCTTCGGTTGCTCCTACTCCAGCTGCCACACCGTGGATTGGAACAGCCTGAAATTTTGATTTAACCATAAATATCAAATTCTGTTACATAAAATGGCAATTAGGATATAAATATTGGACTAAAACGGCTTAAAAATACTCTTAATATGGCATGATATTGTCCATTTTAGACCAACCTCGCATGATTTCCCCAAAATGCCTCACATCACTAAGAGTATCCAACTTCTTATTATAAgcattatttataataatttggctattttttttcaaaaacatttGAAAACAATATTTATTCATGGAATTTGATCAGTtttcgaaattgaaaacttttTTCAAATTCCCAAAAATTGGTCTAAGAcattttttgggtgaaattttttttttcactcacaaacttcaatttttaaaaattattttcaacacaacttcaaaaactTTTTTTTCAAGTTTTAACCAAATCTATATATCTAAGCTAGCTAAGTATATTTTAAGAAATACTATATGCTTAGAAGGACTTACCAATCCTCCTGTGACAAATTTGAGGAGGTAGGAAGCAGCAATGGCGCCCAAAAGCTGAGCAATCCAGTAGAACAAGCCCGTAATAATGGTGATTTGGCCGCCTAGAGCTAAACCAAAAGTAACAGCTGGGTTAACGTGACCCCCAGAGATGTTAGCGGCAATAGCAACGGCCACGAACAGAGCCAATCCATGGCAAACTGCAACTGCTACTAGCCCCGCCGGATCAAGAGCAGCATCTGCTGTCAACTTGTCTGCATTTTTATGTAGAATAACAATCAAAATCAAAATACCCAAACGAGTAGCGTAGATTTACCAGCTATAACTAGTTACTTACCATATCAGGGTATTATGTATATAATAGGTGTTGTAAAAGCTCTCCATCTATCTATAGCAACATCATTATATAACATTCATTCACTTTAAAAATCAAGCTTTTTATGAAatcaatttttatgttatgttataatatatattcgcTATAATACTACTTTGTTATAATATCCAAAAAAAAATCGGAACAAATAAGGATGTTATACAGAGAGGTTTGACggtatatatttttttgttaatTTACATGTTAATTGCTAGCTCTATGCATGGTATCATTATGACTTAAAAGTGAGCGTTACTTTCTCGTTAAGAAACTTTACGTACCAatattaacaaaaaaaatatttcagcGTAAACAAAACTACGTAACGTATTTGAGCTCATTAGTATGTATTAGTAGTAATAAATTATTCCCTCCGTTCCAAATTAGACgaggtactttcctttttagtctgttccaaaataaatgacataattttaaatttagaaataa
It includes:
- the LOC104105056 gene encoding aquaporin TIP2-1-like gives rise to the protein MPCIAFGRFDDSVSSGSIKAYVAEFISTLLFVFAGVGSAIAYNKLTADAALDPAGLVAVAVCHGLALFVAVAIAANISGGHVNPAVTFGLALGGQITIITGLFYWIAQLLGAIAASYLLKFVTGGLAVPIHGVAAGVGATEGVVMEIIITFALVYTVFATAVDPKKGTLGTIAPIAIGFIVGANILAAGPFSGGSMNPARSFGPAVASGNFAGNWIYWVGPLVGGGLAGLTYSNVFMNYDHAPLVSEF